One window of Etheostoma spectabile isolate EspeVRDwgs_2016 chromosome 6, UIUC_Espe_1.0, whole genome shotgun sequence genomic DNA carries:
- the cacng8b gene encoding voltage-dependent calcium channel gamma-4 subunit has product MVCEKGIQILLTTVGAFAAFGLMTVAIGTDYWLYSRALICNSTANVTQDDPHNKDKKDPGALTHSGLWRICCLEGVKRGSCSQINHFPEDADFDHDGAEYVLRVVRASNIFPILSAILLLMGGVCIAASRFYKSKRNIILGAGILFVAAGLSNIIGVIVYISAALGDISPKKDEDKKWQYSYGWSFYFGGLSFIMAEMVGVLAVNIYIEKNKELRCRSRTDIFKSTTHAMLRLPSYRFRRRSRSSSRSTDPSRSRDPSPVGGGGGKNFGLPPSALLSQGPISVSTLPNPHSRSHTTLAGGDISLYTLSRDPKLGGLPPMYGTVDRATLYQLHNCFPKDGGGGGVMMSGTLPSLKSHNPSNSSNSNAPMPNSVGSAPPPFNSSTVDRERGMGTLDRLKGDRESNSNTLNRKTTPV; this is encoded by the exons ATGGTGTGTGAGAAGGGGATCCAGATCCTTCTCACCACCGTGGGGGCATTCGCTGCCTTCGGCCTGATGACGGTGGCAATAGGGACGGACTACTGGCTGTACTCCCGTGCCCTCATCTGCAACAGCACAGCCAACGTTACCCAGGATGACCCCCATAACAAGGACAAGAAGGATCCAGGGGCGCTCACCCACTCTGGACTGTGGAGGATATGCTGCCTGGAAG GAGTAAAGAGAGGATCGTGTTCTCAGATTAACCACTTTCCAGAAGATGCAGACTTTGACCATGATGGGGCAGAGTATGTCCTAC GGGTAGTCAGGGCTTCCAACATCTTCCCAATCCTTAGTGCCATCCTGCTTCTGATGGGAGGGGTTTGCATCGCTGCCAGTCGTTTCTATAAGAGCAAAAGGAACATCATACTGGGGGCGGGAATTCTCTTTGTGGCTGCAG GTCTGAGTAACATAATTGGTGTGATCGTGTACATCTCGGCCGCACTGGGGGACATCTCTCCTAAGAAGGACGAGGATAAGAAGTGGCAGTACTCCTACGGTTGGTCCTTTTACTTCGGAGGTCTGTCCTTCATCATGGCCGAGATGGTGGGGGTGCTGGCTGTAAACATCTACATTGAGAAGAACAAGGAGCTGCGCTGCCGCTCGCGTACCGACATTTTCAAGAGCACCACGCACGCAATGCTTCGCCTGCCCAGCTACCGCTTCCGCCGTCGCTCCCGCTCTTCGTCCCGCTCCACAGACCCCTCCCGCTCTCGAGACCCCTCACCTgtaggggggggtgggggcaagAACTTTGGCCTGCCCCCCTCTGCGCTGCTTTCCCAGGGCCCCATCTCCGTATCCACTTTACCAAATCCCCACTCTCGCTCCCACACGACCCTGGCTGGAGGCGACATCTCTCTCTACACGTTGTCCCGTGACCCCAAACTGGGGGGTTTGCCGCCCATGTATGGAACGGTGGACAGGGCCACGCTCTACCAGCTCCACAACTGCTTCCCAAAGGATGGAGGGGGAGGTGGGGTGATGATGAGTGGTACACTTCCCTCGCTTAAGTCCCACAACCCTTCCAATTCTTCTAACTCCAACGCGCCAATGCCCAACTCGGTGGGTTCCGCCCCTCCACCCTTCAACTCGTCCACAGTAGACAGGGAGCGAGGGATGGGGACTCTGGACAGGCTGAAGGGAGACAGGGAGAGCAACTCCAACACCCTCAATAGGAAGACAACGCCTGTGTAG